Proteins encoded together in one Sulfolobales archaeon window:
- a CDS encoding biotin/lipoate A/B protein ligase family protein, giving the protein MDLITYSAHDPAVNVALDEVLLSSVRRGSRGGIIRIWINYPSIVIGYTQGPCDEANCEEAERLGIPIIRRISGGGAVYHDLGNINISIISPSKGLKPVDEVYREATGFIIAALERLGIKAWVENHSDVVVKGYKVSGTAAAIKDRAYLVHSTLLVSSNMEILKRLIKPRLDRVARGEVTPAKYNPNNLRDIAGINLREALEALISEIEHRYNPIEKSEPTKEEIEESINLAPKRIAQKAV; this is encoded by the coding sequence GTGGATCTCATAACATATTCCGCCCACGACCCAGCTGTGAATGTAGCTCTAGACGAGGTTCTTCTATCATCTGTTAGAAGGGGGTCTAGGGGAGGCATTATAAGGATATGGATCAACTATCCATCGATAGTAATAGGCTATACCCAGGGGCCATGTGATGAAGCCAACTGCGAGGAGGCCGAGAGACTTGGGATCCCCATTATCAGAAGGATCAGTGGTGGGGGAGCGGTATATCACGATCTAGGGAATATAAATATATCTATAATATCCCCTTCAAAAGGGTTAAAACCTGTGGACGAGGTATATAGAGAGGCAACTGGATTCATAATAGCAGCACTAGAGAGACTAGGGATCAAAGCCTGGGTGGAGAATCATAGTGATGTGGTTGTGAAGGGCTATAAAGTCTCGGGGACAGCCGCGGCAATCAAAGATAGGGCCTATCTAGTACACTCAACACTTCTAGTATCCTCAAACATGGAGATCCTAAAAAGACTCATAAAACCAAGGCTAGACAGAGTAGCCAGGGGAGAGGTTACCCCAGCTAAATATAACCCAAATAACCTCAGAGACATAGCAGGTATAAACCTTAGAGAAGCATTAGAGGCGCTGATCAGCGAAATAGAGCATAGATATAATCCAATAGAGAAGAGCGAACCAACCAAAGAAGAGATCGAAGAATCCATAAACCTGGCACCCAAAAGAATTGCTCAAAAAGCTGTTTGA